In a single window of the Xiphophorus couchianus chromosome 10, X_couchianus-1.0, whole genome shotgun sequence genome:
- the LOC114152135 gene encoding alpha-N-acetylgalactosaminide alpha-2,6-sialyltransferase 1-like: MGNVFSEEQNQFRMQKIKFFSFVLVMAVSIFLFILSWDNYEGQSNWKVFSRQKLPGGEDTLINVVQRIRNLNRLSGLKTQIGKKINKTDIYSQGNVKTQSRNPENPIAIMGLSSFNKLPQWSFEDIYNLDAPLRTTTCPQSLRNSKDEDFQKVFLPNIRMFLHKDNFGIREWNRLSHFNNPFGFMGMKYSDIVPVVKQIPKPKEPLLLPKPGGDGCIRCAVVGTGGILKGSKKGAEIDAHDYVFRVNGAVINGYEEDVGKRTSVYVHTAHSVTASIPIFQEYGYKSAPHDEGIKYVLIPEGQRDFEWLQGLLKGEKVSSGEYTGHEPRSYYSGQFSEDRFYVLHQDFMRYVRNRFLSSNNLRGEYWSIVRPTNGAFTLFVALHTCDTVSAYGFMTEDYSKYSNYYMEKRLTEVTFYINHDLILEKNQWKSLHDKKVLKLYQRTGSEKQTGP; the protein is encoded by the exons ATGGGAAACGTATTTTCTGAAGAGCAAAACCAGTTCaggatgcaaaaaataaaatttttttcttttgtgctgGTGATGGCAGtgagcatttttctttttattctttcttggGATAATTATGAAGGACAATCAAA TTGGAAAGTCTTCTCAAGACAAAAACTTCCTGGAGGTGAAGATACATTGATTAATGTTGTGCAAAGGATAAGAAACCTGAATCGATTATCTGGTTTGAAGACACAgattggaaagaaaataaataaaaccgaCATTTACTCCCAGGGAAACGTTAAAACTCAAAGCAGAAACCCTGAGAATCCTATCGCCATCATGGGTTTAAGTTCCTTCAACAAACTTCCTCAGTGGAGTTTTGAGGATATTTACAATCTGGATGCTCCACTAAGAACAACA ACGTGTCCGCAGTCTCTGCGTAACTCCAAGGACGAGGACTTCCAGAAAGTTTTCCTTCCCAACATTCGCATGTTTCTGCACAAAGACAACTTCGGCATCAGAGAGTGGAACCGGCTCTCGCACTTCAACAATCCTTTTGGTTTTATGGGAATGAAATACAGCG ATATAGTGCCTGTAGTGAAGCAGATCCCAAAGCCCAAAGAGCCGCTGCTCCTCCCAAAGCCGGGGGGCGACGGCTGCATCCGCTGCGCCGTGGTGGGAACGGGCGGCATCCTGAAAGGCTCAAAGAAGGGCGCTGAGATTGATGCTCACGACTACGTGTTTCG GGTGAATGGTGCGGTGATCAACGGCTACGAGGAGGACGTAGGGAAAAGAACGTCGGTTTATGTTCACACCGCTCATTCAGTCACAGCATCCATTCCAATATTCCAGGAGTACGGATACAAATCTGCCCCGCATGACGAA GGAATAAAGTATGTCCTGATTCCTGAGGGTCAGAGGGATTTCGAGTGGCTCCAGGGTCTTCTCAAAGGAGAAAAAGTTTCCTCCGGTGAATACACAGGTCATGA ACCCAGATCTTATTACTCAGGACAGTTCAGTGAGGATCGTTTCTACGTTCTGCACCAGGATTTCATGAGATACGTTCGAAACAG GTTTTTGAGTTCAAATAACCTTAGAGGAGAATACTGGTCAATTGTCCGACCAACCAACGGGGCGTTTACTCTCTTTGTGGCTCTGCACACATGCGACACG GTGAGTGCATATGGATTTATGACAGAAGACTACAGCAAATACTCAAACTATTATATGGAGAAGCGTTTGACCGAAGTAACTTTCTACATCAACCATGATCTCATTCTGGAGAAAAATCAGTGGAAAAGCCTTCACGACAAAAAAGTACTGAAGCTGTATCAAAGAACTGGGTCAGAAAAGCAAACCGGTCCCTGA
- the LOC114152366 gene encoding alpha-N-acetylgalactosaminide alpha-2,6-sialyltransferase 1-like — translation MMKGRSVKLWSLVLVISATIIFFILFLENSARENSLNYSWMAMSRTYKVSGEDKLLLTGDLLQKKGELTATNTTALTSNPVTTASSEAPIPMILKTFFKKLPQWSFEDIYNLDAPPRPMTCPQSLRNSKDEDFQKAFLPNIRMFLHKHNFNIREWNRLSHFNNPFGFMQMKHDDVMPVVNLISKPKEPLLLPKPGGDGCVHCAVVGTGGILNGSKMGAEIDAHDYVFRMNAAVVDGYEEDVGNRTSVYVHTAHSITASPIFYRKFGYKAAPHDEGIKYVLIPEGLRDFQWLNAVIKGERVSEGQYRNWNARTYYSGQYNETRFYVLHQDFLRYVRNRFLKSGNLNRGYWAIVRPTNGAFAIFTALHVCDTVSAYGFMTDDYSKYSNYYFQKYLKTNVIFFANHDYIMEKNLWKSFHEKKIMKLFQKTKPQEKTEKPPPP, via the exons ATGATGAAGGGTCGATCAGTTAAACTTTGGTCTTTGGTGCTGGTGATATCGGCCACTATTatcttttttattctgttcttgGAAAACTCAGCAAGAGAAAATAG TTTAAATTACAGCTGGATGGCCATGTCAAGAACGTACAAAGTGAGCGGAGAAGACAAGCTGCTGCTCACTGGGGATTTATTGCAAAAGAAGGGAGAGTTGACTGCAACGAATACAACAGCGCTGACATCTAATCCAGTTACCACCGCTTCTTCCGAAGCTCCTATTCCTATGATTTTGAAAACGTTTTTCAAGAAGCTTCCTCAGTGGAGCTTTGAGGATATTTACAACTTGGATGCTCCTCCTAGACCTATG acGTGTCCGCAGTCTCTACGTAACTCCAAGGACGAGGACTTCCAGAAAGCTTTCCTTCCCAACATACGCATGTTTCTGCACAAGCACAACTTCAACATCAGAGAGTGGAACCGACTCTCACATTTTAATAATCCGTTTGGTTTTATGCAAATGAAGCATGATG aTGTAATGCCTGTAGTGAACCTGATCTCAAAGCCCAAAGAGCCGCTGCTCCTCCCGAAGCCGGGGGGGGACGGCTGCGTCCACTGCGCCGTGGTGGGAACGGGGGGCATCCTGAACGGCTCGAAGATGGGCGCCGAGATTGATGCTCACGACTACGTGTTTCG GATGAACGCCGCGGTGGTTGACGGTTATGAGGAAGACGTCGGAAACAGAACATCAGTTTATGTTCACACTGCTCACTCCATTACAGCATCCCCTATTTTTTACCGCAAGTTTGGATACAAGGCTGCTCCGCATGATGAG GGTATAAAATACGTCCTGATTCCTGAGGGCCTGAGGGACTTTCAGTGGCTCAACGCCGTCATCAAAGGAGAAAGAGTCTCTGAAGGGCAGTATCGTAACTGGAA CGCCAGGACCTACTATTCAGGCCAGTACAATGAGACCCGGTTTTATGTCCTGCACCAGGACTTTCTGCGATATGTACGAAACAG gtttttaaaatcagGCAATCTGAATAGAGGTTACTGGGCCATCGTCCGACCAACTAATGGGGCATTTGCTATTTTTACGGCTCTGCATGTTTGTGACACA GTGAGTGCGTATGGATTCATGACTGATGACTACAGTAAATACTCCAACTACTACTTTCAAAAGTACCTGAAAACCAACGTAATTTTCTTCGCCAACCATGACTACATTATGGAGAAGAATTTGTGGAAGAGcttccatgaaaaaaaaattatgaagctGTTTCAAAAGACTAAACCAcaggaaaagacagaaaagcctCCACCGCCATGA
- the LOC114151667 gene encoding alpha-N-acetylgalactosaminide alpha-2,6-sialyltransferase 1-like, whose protein sequence is MARQAVKLFFFVLVILFSIVLFIMSQGHLPSNIRYRWIAMSTAKHFKRLGSFYKNERLWQNEGNVTLLNATRDSLTMLEMDQMNKSRSEYPIPIIYKRYFKKLPQWTFEDIYNLDAPPRSTKCAQSLRNSKDEDFQKAFLPNIRMFLHKDNINMREWNRLSHFNNPFGFMDMAYEDVMPVLKLISKPKEPLLRPKPGGDGCIHCAVVGTAGILNGSKMGAEIDAHDYVFRMNGAVIEGYEEDVGNRTSVYVHTSFSISSSLYIFKKYGYKSAPHDEGIKYVMIPEGMRDYKWLKALIREDKESGKNSPRTYYSGQYNESRFYVLHQDFLRYVRNRFLKSNNLNRGYWAIVRPTNGAFAVFTALHACDTVSAYGFITEDYKKYSCYYAERHLKTNVIFYSNHDYIMEKNLWKRLHDKKIMKLYQRT, encoded by the exons ATGGCACGTCAAGCAgtcaagctgtttttttttgtgttggtgATTTTATTCAGTATTGTTCTTTTCATAATGTCTCAGGGACATTTACCAAGTAACATCAG ATATAGATGGATAGCCATGTCGacagcaaaacatttcaaacgACTGGGcagcttttataaaaatgaaagattgtggcaaaatgaaggaaatgtgACCTTATTGAATGCTACGAGAGATTCACTGACAATGTTAGAGATGGATCAAATGAATAAATCTCGTTCTGAATATCCCATTCCAATAATATACAAAAGATACTTCAAGAAGCTTCCTCAGTGGACTTTTGAGGATATTTATAACTTGGATGCTCCTCCAAGATCTACG AAATGTGCCCAGTCTCTGCGCAACTCCAAGGACGAGGACTTTCAGAAAGCTTTCCTTCCCAACATTCGCATGTTTCTGCATAAAGATAACATCAACATGAGAGAGTGGAACCGGCTCTCACATTTCAACAATCCTTTTGGCTTTATGGATATGGCGTATGAAG ATGTAATGCCAGTGTTGAAGCTGATCTCAAAGCCCAAAGAACCGCTGCTCCGCCCAAAACCAGGCGGGGACGGCTGCATTCACTGTGCTGTGGTGGGAACAGCAGGCATCCTGAACGGCTCCAAGATGGGCGCTGAGATTGATGCTCACGACTATGTCTTTAG GATGAACGGCGCGGTGATCGAAGGCTACGAGGAAGACGTGGGGAACAGAACATCGGTGTATGTTCACACATCTTTCTCCATCTCTTCGTCCCTTTATATATTCAAAAAGTACGGATACAAATCGGCTCCACATGATGAG GGTATAAAGTACGTCATGATTCCTGAGGGGATGAGGGATTACAAGTGGCTCAAGGCTCTGATCAGAGAAGACAAGGAGTCTGGAAAGAA CAGCCCCAGAACTTACTATTCAGGCCAGTACAATGAGAGCCGGTTTTATGTTCTGCACCAGGATTTCCTGCGATACGTACGAAACAG gtttttaaaatcaaacaatctTAATCGAGGATACTGGGCAATCGTTCGTCCAACCAACGGGGCGTTCGCTGTCTTTACAGCTCTGCACGCTTGTGACACT GTGAGTGCCTACGGATTCATCACAGAAGACTACAAAAAATACTCCTGCTACTACGCTGAGAGGCACCTGAAAACCAACGTGATTTTCTACAGCAACCACGACTACATCATGGAGAAGAATTTATGGAAGAGGCTTCACGACAAAAAGATAATGAAGCTTTACCAAAGAACTTGA